Proteins from a single region of Hydrogenobacter hydrogenophilus:
- the soxY gene encoding thiosulfate oxidation carrier protein SoxY yields the protein MDRRRFLVLSAVGVAGLTFVPGLFGPSLAASKLEEDIQKRLGVSLSQIKESADVKLQAPTIAESGANVPVSVESDIPVEKVDSIWIFVDNNPSPWIADVKLTPMNGKVYFATRIKMGQTSNVRAILKLKDGSYLMATKEVKVTVGGCG from the coding sequence ATGGACAGAAGGCGGTTCTTGGTGCTATCAGCGGTAGGAGTTGCTGGCCTAACCTTTGTGCCGGGTCTTTTTGGACCTTCCTTAGCTGCGTCCAAGCTTGAAGAAGACATCCAAAAAAGGCTTGGAGTGTCTCTCTCTCAGATCAAGGAGTCAGCAGATGTGAAGCTTCAGGCACCCACCATTGCAGAATCCGGTGCTAATGTGCCTGTTTCCGTAGAGTCAGACATTCCTGTAGAAAAAGTAGATAGTATATGGATATTTGTTGATAACAATCCAAGTCCATGGATAGCAGATGTAAAACTCACACCTATGAACGGTAAGGTTTACTTTGCTACAAGGATCAAAATGGGTCAGACTTCCAATGTGAGAGCCATACTTAAGCTAAAGGATGGTTCGTACCTTATGGCAACCAAGGAGGTCAAAGTAACCGTAGGCGGTTGCGGATAA